A region of Candidatus Zixiibacteriota bacterium DNA encodes the following proteins:
- a CDS encoding hydrogenase iron-sulfur subunit, translating to MAIKTSKIKKNTVPEKFVPNIVAFACNWCSYAGADTAGVNRIQHSPNFRIIRTMCSGRVAPAYVLKALKLGADGVLVSGCHFGDCHYIFGNHEQVKLFEKTKALVKTLGLDEKRVRLEWVSAAEGGRWAEVINEFIEQITALGPSPLNHKPKSEK from the coding sequence ATGGCGATAAAAACTTCCAAAATCAAAAAGAATACGGTGCCGGAGAAATTCGTGCCCAATATCGTTGCCTTCGCCTGCAATTGGTGCAGCTATGCCGGCGCCGATACGGCCGGAGTAAACCGGATTCAACACTCGCCCAATTTTCGGATAATACGAACCATGTGCTCGGGACGAGTCGCCCCCGCTTATGTTCTGAAGGCTTTAAAATTGGGCGCTGATGGGGTGCTTGTCTCGGGGTGCCATTTCGGCGATTGCCATTATATTTTCGGCAACCATGAGCAGGTGAAGCTGTTTGAGAAGACCAAAGCGCTGGTGAAAACGCTCGGTCTGGACGAAAAGCGGGTTCGACTGGAGTGGGTCTCTGCGGCCGAGGGGGGACGATGGGCGGAGGTTATCAACGAATTTATCGAGCAGATTACGGCCCTGGGGCCAAGCCCTTTGAACCATAAACCGAAATCCGAGAAATAG
- a CDS encoding FAD-dependent oxidoreductase: MTNQPKKPDDLRIGVFVCECGLNIAGTIDCAAVSKYAATLDDVVAVVQNKYTCADPGQNEIKKAIIEHKLNRVVVASCTPKIHEPTFRQCVADAGLNPYLFEMVNIREHCSWVHQTEKEKATEKAKDLVRSGVARARFLEPQTEMEVPVTKAALIIGGGIAGIQAALDLADGGHKVYLVEKEPSIGGIMAALDKTYPTMDCSI, translated from the coding sequence ATGACCAATCAACCGAAGAAACCGGATGATCTGCGCATCGGCGTGTTTGTCTGCGAATGCGGGCTGAATATCGCCGGCACCATCGATTGCGCCGCGGTCAGCAAGTATGCGGCCACGCTCGATGATGTCGTGGCCGTGGTGCAAAACAAATACACCTGCGCCGATCCCGGGCAAAATGAAATCAAGAAGGCGATTATCGAGCATAAGTTGAACCGGGTGGTGGTTGCCTCGTGCACGCCCAAGATCCACGAGCCTACTTTCCGGCAATGTGTCGCCGATGCGGGGCTGAATCCTTACCTGTTCGAGATGGTCAATATCCGTGAGCACTGCAGTTGGGTGCATCAGACGGAGAAAGAGAAAGCCACCGAGAAGGCCAAGGACCTTGTCCGGAGCGGCGTGGCCCGGGCGCGTTTTCTGGAGCCACAGACGGAGATGGAGGTGCCGGTCACAAAAGCCGCGCTGATTATCGGCGGCGGTATCGCCGGGATTCAGGCGGCACTCGACCTGGCGGACGGAGGGCATAAAGTCTACCTTGTGGAAAAGGAGCCGAGCATCGGCGGGATAATGGCGGCTCTCGATAAAACGTACCCGACGATGGATTGCTCGATATGA
- a CDS encoding (Fe-S)-binding protein: protein MEQLKKSRAFYCLECGKCTAVCPISTFNKGYSPRRMLAEGIFYGGRDLLSDRLLWSCLTCQLCSQRCPVDVKYSEYMRDVRAEAYKEGRWGNPSHGGALLHIMEMAASPGLKQNRTGWITEDLRIKQKGEFLYFVGCLPYFQDFFAKDFTFEPVSIARDAVRVLNRIGIEPVVLENERCCGHDLYWLGQLEKFDELGRLNMKDIEESGAKTVITACPECALSLKKLYPERLGKAGYEVLHISEIFARSIDKLKFKELNMEVTFQDPCRLGRYLGVYDQPRQVLSSIPGVKLHEMRRNRRGSICCGTTNWMNCDASSGQIQRSRLKEAKETGAKTLVTACPKCQIHFRCAACGEQEEKSDLLVSDFVNIVASALEG from the coding sequence ATGGAACAACTCAAGAAGAGTCGGGCCTTTTATTGCCTTGAATGCGGTAAGTGCACAGCGGTCTGTCCCATTTCCACTTTCAATAAAGGATATTCACCCCGGCGGATGCTGGCCGAGGGAATTTTCTATGGCGGCCGCGACCTCTTATCCGACCGCCTGCTCTGGTCCTGCCTTACCTGCCAACTGTGTTCGCAGCGATGCCCGGTGGATGTCAAGTATTCCGAGTACATGCGGGATGTGCGTGCCGAAGCTTATAAAGAGGGCCGGTGGGGAAACCCATCACATGGCGGGGCATTGCTTCATATAATGGAGATGGCTGCCTCGCCGGGACTGAAGCAGAACCGGACCGGCTGGATTACAGAAGACCTGAGGATCAAACAGAAGGGTGAGTTTCTATACTTTGTCGGTTGTCTTCCTTACTTTCAGGATTTCTTTGCCAAGGACTTCACTTTTGAGCCGGTCTCCATTGCTCGCGATGCGGTGAGAGTACTTAACCGGATCGGTATTGAGCCGGTTGTTCTGGAAAACGAACGCTGCTGCGGCCATGATCTCTACTGGCTTGGCCAGCTTGAGAAATTCGACGAGCTCGGCCGGCTGAATATGAAGGATATTGAAGAAAGCGGGGCCAAAACCGTGATAACCGCCTGTCCCGAATGCGCGCTGTCCCTGAAAAAATTGTACCCGGAAAGATTGGGCAAGGCTGGTTATGAAGTACTGCATATTAGCGAGATTTTTGCGCGGAGTATAGACAAACTCAAATTCAAAGAGCTCAATATGGAGGTGACCTTTCAGGACCCTTGCCGGCTGGGAAGATATCTGGGTGTTTATGATCAGCCGCGGCAGGTGCTGTCCTCTATCCCCGGCGTTAAATTGCATGAAATGCGCCGCAACCGGCGCGGTTCGATTTGCTGCGGTACCACCAACTGGATGAACTGCGATGCCTCCTCCGGGCAGATTCAGCGAAGCCGATTAAAAGAAGCCAAAGAGACCGGGGCGAAAACGCTGGTGACCGCCTGCCCGAAATGCCAGATCCATTTCCGCTGTGCCGCCTGCGGCGAACAGGAGGAGAAAAGCGACCTGCTCGTGAGTGATTTTGTGAATATAGTAGCCTCGGCTCTTGAGGGCTGA